A genome region from Bacteroides stercoris ATCC 43183 includes the following:
- a CDS encoding DUF4248 domain-containing protein, whose amino-acid sequence MAKSTSSFSELAQMYFPGCATPKNAVRCLQRSIKRCTKLATLLAETGYLPYNHRWLSPKQQMLIFENLGDPYPD is encoded by the coding sequence ATGGCAAAATCTACTTCTTCCTTTTCTGAATTGGCGCAAATGTATTTCCCCGGTTGCGCTACTCCCAAAAATGCAGTGCGATGTCTGCAACGCAGCATCAAAAGATGTACAAAATTGGCAACATTGTTGGCAGAAACCGGCTATCTTCCTTACAATCACCGCTGGCTTTCGCCGAAGCAGCAAATGCTTATATTCGAGAATTTGGGTGACCCATACCCCGATTAA
- a CDS encoding leucine-rich repeat protein, with the protein MKVKKKILFLSVAMLLAGCDKDNAPVAVSEVTLSRTALTMIVGDTEKLTATVLPEHAGYDGLVWSSNNASVALVDVEGLVTAVSAGNATITATVGGIQAICEVTVTDAVPEGLTVTTYEVLLEALRTGGTSADVPTLIMLGSDITIPAGGDHTSPPINGSGYFKIDGGDHILAWEENSYYFLGNINADDDAVHIELTNIKLAQGANSFLSMIYVCNGRITLGKGVALNGQHMLAAVGGKAALELGDGCELSDATGSSYSTTVMNGAILVLNGGKTAAGTYIRLSNDIFPAVSYPLISVPKALTGDVHLCFTLNGISAIAQGADGYQLTQADYDRLTVNPESSWVSLYGETMKQYNDDIFELYLDPTTDYQIKLRLKNFTPPASGNIDMTSMTADEAQTTILAALATGFTELKLTGELSKIGMGGNWGTFINNKKITKCDLTGVTGWGRTPTLPELAFMNCTALQEVTLPDDVRVIGSSAFFGCAALTTVNLSQVTWINLNAFYECTSLEMLILDNVTEIGREVFYGCTSLKTLKIPKCTRFGNYIVTGCKALTRIEATATGDFLDIIGNSSIENYAVFHNRDTHSGENAFAPARCDLVLNTDKQEDGTAVPKVSGNNRWTLAANASPMMWKNITFRQ; encoded by the coding sequence ATGAAAGTAAAAAAAAAGATTCTGTTCCTGTCGGTGGCAATGCTGTTGGCAGGATGCGACAAAGACAATGCCCCGGTGGCTGTATCGGAAGTTACGCTGTCCCGGACGGCATTGACAATGATCGTCGGTGATACGGAAAAACTTACAGCTACCGTACTGCCGGAGCATGCCGGGTATGACGGCCTTGTATGGAGCAGCAACAACGCGTCCGTTGCATTAGTCGATGTGGAAGGGCTTGTAACGGCTGTCTCTGCCGGAAATGCCACTATTACCGCAACTGTGGGTGGCATACAGGCAATCTGCGAAGTGACGGTAACGGATGCCGTGCCGGAAGGTCTCACCGTCACCACCTACGAAGTTCTGCTCGAAGCACTACGGACGGGCGGAACCTCGGCCGATGTCCCAACACTCATTATGCTGGGTAGTGACATTACGATACCGGCAGGCGGTGACCACACCAGTCCACCCATAAACGGTAGCGGTTATTTCAAGATAGACGGCGGCGACCACATCCTCGCTTGGGAAGAAAATAGCTACTATTTCCTCGGCAATATCAATGCCGACGATGATGCCGTTCATATCGAACTCACCAATATCAAACTGGCTCAAGGCGCGAACTCATTTTTGTCCATGATATATGTCTGTAACGGTAGGATTACATTGGGTAAAGGCGTAGCATTGAACGGGCAGCATATGCTTGCGGCTGTCGGCGGAAAAGCGGCATTGGAACTGGGTGACGGCTGCGAATTGTCTGACGCGACAGGCAGTTCGTACAGTACAACGGTCATGAATGGAGCTATTCTTGTGCTGAACGGCGGAAAGACTGCTGCCGGGACTTACATACGTCTCTCCAACGATATCTTTCCGGCCGTTTCCTATCCCCTTATCTCCGTTCCGAAAGCCCTTACGGGTGATGTGCACCTCTGTTTCACGCTGAACGGTATATCCGCTATCGCCCAGGGTGCCGACGGTTATCAACTGACGCAGGCGGACTACGACCGTTTGACAGTGAATCCTGAGTCGTCATGGGTCAGTCTCTATGGAGAAACGATGAAGCAGTATAATGATGACATCTTTGAACTTTATCTCGACCCGACGACGGATTATCAAATCAAGTTGCGCCTGAAAAATTTTACACCACCCGCTTCTGGTAATATCGACATGACCTCCATGACTGCCGATGAAGCACAGACAACCATTCTTGCCGCCCTCGCCACAGGCTTCACCGAACTCAAGCTGACGGGCGAACTTTCCAAGATAGGAATGGGCGGTAATTGGGGTACATTTATCAATAATAAAAAAATCACGAAATGCGACCTCACCGGAGTGACGGGCTGGGGTAGAACGCCAACACTGCCCGAACTCGCCTTTATGAATTGCACTGCCTTGCAGGAGGTGACGCTGCCCGATGACGTGCGGGTAATCGGAAGTAGTGCTTTTTTCGGTTGCGCTGCGCTGACTACGGTGAATCTTTCGCAGGTTACCTGGATTAATCTAAACGCATTTTATGAATGTACTTCATTGGAGATGCTTATTTTGGATAATGTGACAGAGATAGGTCGGGAGGTTTTCTACGGATGCACAAGTCTCAAAACGCTCAAAATACCGAAGTGTACCCGGTTCGGCAATTATATTGTAACGGGCTGTAAAGCTCTCACCCGGATAGAAGCCACGGCAACCGGGGATTTCTTGGATATAATTGGGAATAGCAGTATAGAGAACTACGCCGTTTTTCACAACAGAGATACTCATTCCGGAGAGAACGCATTCGCTCCCGCCAGGTGCGACCTTGTGCTGAACACCGACAAGCAAGAGGACGGTACTGCCGTCCCAAAAGTTTCCGGCAATAACAGATGGACTTTGGCGGCCAATGCCAGTCCTATGATGTGGAAAAACATTACTTTCCGGCAATAG
- a CDS encoding DUF4848 domain-containing protein, with translation MRKTLFSLALAMAVLSSCSSDDIVNNPMNEENHSFPASRSLHENILSFSSEEEYNALLDSLGTLSDEELLQWESGQKGFTSMYRMHSEALEQILNATCKEEYESIKTAYQTDFIFNDKDSTDLSIYMPVLNVSKAITLTPEGFVCIAGERKNMKEFENYDGYKKELSLLYPVPLGVTIENGINRVHVKTKKRKFTAQIGMRGNQQAIRVNASKKVLWGWVEYTTAYYWKYTPNGPVQFGKEVKSGHDIMILGNPFPNGTKLYMWTRGTGEENCGIMTVQL, from the coding sequence ATGAGAAAAACGCTTTTTAGTCTTGCTTTGGCAATGGCTGTCTTATCATCATGTAGTTCTGATGACATAGTGAACAATCCGATGAATGAGGAGAACCATTCTTTCCCGGCTTCCAGAAGTTTGCATGAAAATATTCTTTCCTTTTCCAGTGAGGAGGAATACAATGCCTTGCTTGATTCCTTGGGCACGTTGTCCGATGAGGAACTTCTGCAATGGGAATCCGGACAGAAAGGCTTCACCTCCATGTACAGGATGCACAGCGAAGCCTTGGAACAGATATTAAACGCCACATGCAAGGAAGAATATGAATCCATTAAGACTGCTTACCAGACTGATTTTATATTCAATGACAAGGACAGCACCGATTTGTCGATATATATGCCGGTGTTGAATGTAAGCAAGGCAATCACATTGACCCCCGAAGGGTTCGTATGTATCGCCGGTGAGAGAAAGAACATGAAGGAGTTTGAAAATTATGATGGATATAAAAAAGAACTTTCTTTACTTTATCCTGTCCCGCTGGGTGTAACGATCGAAAATGGTATAAACAGGGTTCACGTGAAAACGAAGAAAAGAAAGTTCACCGCACAGATTGGTATGCGAGGAAACCAACAGGCTATCCGTGTAAATGCGTCTAAAAAAGTTTTATGGGGCTGGGTGGAATATACGACTGCGTACTATTGGAAATACACGCCTAACGGCCCTGTACAATTTGGCAAAGAAGTAAAAAGCGGGCATGACATTATGATTTTAGGCAATCCTTTCCCAAATGGAACGAAATTGTATATGTGGACTCGCGGTACTGGTGAAGAAAACTGCGGAATAATGACCGTGCAATTGTAA
- a CDS encoding DUF4249 domain-containing protein yields the protein MKHLPHILLPVFIGLLSSCTYHFELDDVGASQKLVLYSYPGSGDTTVVHLSRSLPVSQKGELGRGLKGADIRFSVNGEAVSLAWTDDSIPGVPAQSYYAVKTYEDGDKVNITAAAEGMKAVSSATVVPSRFPLTSINFVLKGGEPNQLQFWMHFTDNAQTKDYYALKVERKRQFWNDSEYSVENSSLTLNLDDEPLLNTSSGLDDILMIENEFYRNLYYWDDTKIQGKSYKVRLNTNYEADYEDDFITPDGVEHIKCQVKYRISLYSLSEEFYRYLKSLNDQKNNGLGNSELAPIRSTYTNVINGIGVVGGCRMFQTEWIDNL from the coding sequence ATGAAACATTTACCTCATATATTACTGCCCGTGTTTATCGGTTTGCTTTCGTCCTGTACCTATCATTTTGAACTGGACGATGTGGGAGCTTCCCAAAAACTGGTGCTATACAGCTATCCGGGAAGCGGCGACACAACGGTAGTCCACCTTTCACGCAGCCTTCCCGTCAGTCAGAAAGGCGAACTCGGTCGGGGACTAAAGGGAGCGGACATCCGTTTCTCCGTAAACGGTGAAGCGGTATCCCTTGCATGGACGGATGATTCCATACCGGGAGTTCCCGCCCAGAGCTATTACGCGGTGAAGACGTATGAAGATGGCGACAAGGTCAACATAACCGCAGCGGCAGAAGGTATGAAAGCGGTTTCGTCCGCTACGGTTGTTCCGTCCCGATTCCCTTTGACATCAATCAATTTTGTTCTCAAAGGCGGTGAACCGAACCAGCTTCAGTTTTGGATGCACTTTACAGACAATGCGCAGACAAAAGACTATTATGCGTTGAAAGTGGAGCGTAAACGACAGTTCTGGAACGATAGCGAATATTCGGTAGAAAACAGTTCACTCACATTAAATTTGGATGACGAACCTCTGCTGAATACTTCTTCGGGACTGGACGATATCCTGATGATTGAAAACGAGTTTTACCGGAATTTGTATTATTGGGATGATACAAAAATTCAAGGGAAAAGCTACAAGGTTCGTCTGAATACCAATTATGAGGCAGATTATGAAGATGACTTCATAACCCCTGACGGGGTCGAGCATATCAAATGCCAAGTGAAATACAGAATTAGCCTGTACAGCCTTTCGGAAGAGTTTTACAGGTATCTGAAATCACTGAACGACCAGAAAAACAACGGACTTGGAAACTCTGAACTGGCTCCCATACGCTCTACTTATACCAATGTCATAAACGGGATAGGTGTTGTGGGAGGATGCAGGATGTTCCAGACGGAATGGATAGACAATTTATAG
- a CDS encoding TonB-dependent receptor, with protein sequence MRIVPTLFLFCVCVSIKAQQQNMTEMKKAIGLMQRMYDITFVYDSSLVTAKPQAFPSAGNSLKENLERIFGGTDIKWEIRDEYVLLFRPNNYTFSGYVCEDSGETLINVTVLDLNTLKGTLSNEHGFFSITLPEGKHKFRFSYIGYQDVVKEVDLSSNYNGVIYLKESSTSLKEVVVVADMNAPLRTTQTGKVSLTSEQLNTEFSLLSSPDLVKTLQNLPGVASGTELLSGMYVHGGKNDENLFLLDGTPLYQINHLGGLFSAFNTDIIKNVDFYKSGFPARYSGRLSSVVDVRTKEGSMKEFHGTFSLGLLDGRVQFEGPIIKDKTSFNIAIRRSWADLFTAPVFFLLNRSNPDDKKNVRYAFYDINGKITHHFSDNNKLSLSVYSGNDLLKAKAQQVFDKGEHYDSDFKAKWGNLTTALTWNCQITPKLSGSFTGAYSRNISMYDYVEVSRFFSDGEQTSMTGVERSNHSTIDDMGYRMEFDYRPGTNHHIRFGSNYLHHIYHPQNTASRNQTDRDTLSAESASSYKGNEVAFYAEDEMRLSSKAKLNTGLHYTLYQTDGKIYHSLEPRLAMSYQCSKKATMKVSYTEMSQFAHQLSNTYLNLPTDSWVPSTRKVRPMRSRQVAAGIYTELPRHIRLNVEGYYRTTSQLLEYDGGNSLMLPADNWDNLVKTGKGKSYGVELSLVYKDCYNVIEAGYTLSWSLQKFTDFYPDWYSSKFDNRHKLNIAFRHKFDDHIDAYAAWVYRSGDRATVPTQYVNGPSFPGTPDSSEPELIYEKPNNITLPAYHRLDLGVNFRRITKRGFERIWNISVYNAYCRMNAFYTRIERLPDGGFRGKGFGIFPIIPSFCYTLKF encoded by the coding sequence ATGAGAATCGTACCGACCCTGTTCCTATTCTGTGTATGTGTGAGCATCAAAGCTCAACAACAGAATATGACGGAAATGAAAAAAGCTATCGGCCTGATGCAGAGGATGTACGACATAACTTTTGTATATGATTCATCCTTGGTGACTGCCAAGCCCCAAGCTTTCCCCTCGGCAGGAAATTCTTTAAAGGAAAACTTGGAAAGGATTTTTGGCGGCACCGACATAAAATGGGAAATCCGCGACGAATACGTCCTGCTGTTCCGTCCGAACAACTATACCTTTTCTGGATATGTGTGTGAAGACAGCGGAGAAACGCTTATCAATGTGACTGTCCTTGACCTGAATACCCTGAAAGGCACACTGAGTAACGAACATGGCTTTTTCAGCATCACGCTGCCGGAAGGGAAACACAAATTTCGTTTTTCTTATATAGGTTATCAGGATGTGGTGAAGGAGGTGGATTTGAGTTCCAATTACAACGGTGTTATCTACTTGAAAGAAAGCAGTACCTCGCTGAAAGAAGTTGTAGTGGTTGCAGACATGAACGCTCCCCTCCGCACGACACAGACCGGCAAAGTGTCTCTGACCTCGGAACAGTTGAATACGGAGTTTTCGCTACTTAGTTCACCAGACTTGGTAAAGACCCTCCAGAACCTTCCCGGTGTGGCTTCCGGAACGGAGCTACTTTCCGGTATGTATGTGCACGGGGGCAAGAACGATGAGAACCTTTTTCTGCTGGACGGAACACCGCTTTACCAGATCAACCATTTGGGCGGGCTGTTTTCCGCTTTCAATACGGATATTATCAAAAACGTGGATTTCTATAAAAGCGGTTTCCCGGCACGTTACAGCGGCAGACTTTCTTCCGTAGTGGATGTACGCACCAAAGAGGGGAGCATGAAGGAGTTTCACGGAACTTTCTCTTTGGGGCTGCTTGACGGTAGAGTCCAGTTTGAAGGACCGATTATAAAAGACAAGACCTCGTTCAACATAGCCATACGAAGAAGTTGGGCGGATCTTTTCACAGCCCCGGTATTCTTCCTGCTCAACCGTTCCAATCCCGATGACAAAAAGAACGTGCGCTATGCCTTTTACGACATCAACGGGAAAATCACCCACCATTTTTCGGACAATAACAAACTGTCCCTTAGCGTGTATTCCGGAAATGACTTGCTGAAGGCAAAAGCCCAACAGGTGTTCGATAAAGGGGAACATTACGACTCTGATTTCAAGGCCAAATGGGGCAACCTGACTACGGCTTTGACATGGAACTGTCAAATCACCCCAAAGTTGTCAGGTAGTTTTACTGGAGCCTATTCACGCAATATCTCCATGTATGATTATGTGGAAGTTAGCCGTTTCTTTTCCGATGGGGAACAAACTTCCATGACGGGGGTGGAACGGTCCAACCATTCCACGATTGATGATATGGGATACCGTATGGAATTCGACTACCGTCCCGGCACGAATCATCATATACGCTTTGGCAGCAATTATCTGCATCACATATATCATCCGCAAAACACAGCTTCCAGAAACCAGACGGACAGGGATACCTTATCGGCAGAAAGCGCAAGCAGTTATAAGGGTAACGAGGTTGCTTTTTATGCGGAAGATGAAATGCGGCTGTCCTCTAAAGCGAAATTAAACACGGGACTGCATTACACCCTTTATCAGACAGACGGAAAGATATACCATTCTTTGGAGCCAAGACTGGCCATGAGTTACCAATGTTCGAAAAAAGCCACGATGAAAGTGTCCTATACGGAAATGAGCCAGTTTGCGCACCAACTGTCAAACACCTATCTGAATCTGCCGACAGACAGTTGGGTTCCTTCCACACGCAAAGTCCGTCCCATGCGTTCAAGGCAAGTGGCAGCCGGGATATATACGGAGTTGCCCCGGCATATCCGCTTGAACGTGGAAGGATATTACCGTACTACAAGCCAACTATTGGAATACGACGGGGGGAACAGCCTGATGCTTCCTGCCGATAACTGGGACAATCTGGTTAAAACTGGCAAAGGAAAGTCTTACGGCGTGGAATTGTCACTAGTATACAAAGACTGTTACAATGTCATTGAAGCAGGATATACACTTTCATGGAGCTTGCAAAAGTTTACTGATTTTTATCCCGACTGGTATTCCAGCAAGTTCGACAACCGACATAAACTGAACATCGCTTTCCGGCATAAGTTCGATGACCATATAGATGCCTACGCCGCATGGGTTTACCGTAGCGGCGACCGTGCCACCGTCCCGACCCAGTATGTAAACGGACCGTCTTTCCCCGGTACACCGGATTCCAGCGAACCTGAACTGATTTACGAGAAGCCGAATAACATCACGCTCCCTGCATACCATCGGCTCGATTTGGGAGTCAACTTCCGGCGTATTACCAAAAGGGGATTCGAACGTATCTGGAACATCAGTGTCTATAACGCCTATTGCCGCATGAATGCGTTTTATACCCGGATAGAACGTCTGCCCGATGGCGGTTTTAGGGGTAAGGGATTTGGCATTTTCCCGATTATACCCTCGTTTTGTTATACCCTCAAATTTTAA
- a CDS encoding FecR family protein, translating to MRTPDEKCLHFVLRHYQKNKLDTQKALKAFKEKYQITEQTRKSFRLWWILPGMVAAILVVVLIYPRFQENGAWEEVTAYSHPVDYMLPDSSSITLFPHSSVRFHAKDYQSSSRRVHMEGKVAFSVKHDNARPFTVEGKLSQVRVLGTVFTVDESRADTAVVQVMSGKIQFSAIGQSDTVILTGGMTAQVTGERKDIQIIKEGKTGSFIFDNTPLPKVLEELSKFYKVKLVVNKTDRRLTASFKDKSLDEIIEIIEKVLNVRIEKKKQ from the coding sequence ATGAGAACCCCGGATGAAAAATGCCTTCACTTTGTCTTGCGCCACTATCAGAAGAACAAGTTGGATACGCAAAAAGCATTGAAGGCTTTTAAAGAGAAATACCAGATAACGGAACAGACACGAAAATCCTTCCGCCTGTGGTGGATACTTCCCGGTATGGTGGCAGCCATTCTGGTCGTAGTTCTTATTTATCCCCGCTTCCAGGAAAACGGAGCATGGGAGGAGGTAACGGCTTACTCGCACCCTGTGGATTATATGCTTCCGGACAGTTCCTCCATAACTCTATTCCCGCATTCCTCCGTCCGTTTCCACGCAAAAGACTACCAGAGTTCCAGCCGCAGGGTTCACATGGAAGGTAAAGTCGCATTTTCTGTCAAGCATGACAATGCCCGCCCGTTTACGGTAGAAGGAAAATTGTCCCAAGTCAGAGTTTTAGGAACTGTTTTTACTGTTGATGAGAGCCGTGCAGACACAGCCGTCGTACAAGTCATGTCAGGAAAGATACAGTTCTCGGCAATCGGGCAATCGGACACCGTGATACTAACCGGAGGCATGACAGCGCAAGTGACGGGAGAGCGAAAAGACATACAGATAATCAAAGAAGGGAAAACGGGCAGCTTCATTTTTGACAATACCCCGCTGCCTAAAGTGCTTGAAGAACTGTCGAAGTTCTACAAGGTGAAGTTGGTTGTCAATAAGACAGACAGGCGGCTGACAGCCAGTTTTAAGGACAAAAGCCTTGATGAGATTATTGAGATTATAGAAAAAGTGTTGAATGTAAGAATTGAAAAGAAGAAACAATGA
- a CDS encoding RNA polymerase sigma-70 factor has protein sequence MHKLTIDIDETFKYHYRSLCLYVLHYVHDTDIAEDIVQDSFSALWEKLSISGAKIENVRAYLYTTARNRSLDYLKKEEIYDPNLSPSDFEDTLSDEEAEKRSVREAQMWTAIDALPERCREIFLLNKRDGMKYREIAAKFQISVNTVDNHISKALRLIREGAQKVYAFLFN, from the coding sequence ATGCATAAATTAACAATAGACATAGACGAAACATTTAAATACCATTATCGTTCGTTATGCTTGTACGTGCTGCACTATGTCCATGATACGGATATTGCAGAAGACATCGTACAAGATAGTTTTTCTGCCTTGTGGGAGAAATTAAGCATCAGTGGAGCCAAAATAGAAAATGTCAGAGCCTACCTTTATACGACTGCCCGCAACCGCAGTCTGGACTATCTGAAGAAGGAGGAAATTTATGATCCAAATCTTTCTCCTTCTGACTTTGAAGATACGTTGAGCGATGAGGAAGCGGAGAAACGTTCGGTCAGGGAAGCGCAGATGTGGACTGCCATTGATGCCTTGCCCGAACGTTGCCGTGAGATATTTTTACTGAATAAACGCGACGGCATGAAATATAGGGAGATAGCCGCCAAATTCCAGATTTCCGTTAATACGGTGGATAACCACATCAGCAAGGCACTCCGACTGATACGGGAAGGGGCACAGAAAGTTTACGCATTTTTATTTAACTAA
- a CDS encoding AraC family transcriptional regulator, with protein sequence MWLDFYMFLTLASGIALAVLGWQLCSIHIPHREDTHRLRTARAILAASYFILAIPAFCELFNGGEADRKIIAVFTIAVAAYQSLLFTVTLLTFIQPLYVTCHRVRIQAGIVTVAVALFLFMALTSEECWVFFVALAVYAVQLVCYTLLFRRKYAECLRLLEEYYDEDQHARLRWTKFGFYAALSVGIAVSLSVWLPPVAYNIFTVGYILFYGWFAGRFCNYVVKINYYLPAVTQGQEPIRLQAVDMAACGLSEPELATEKEHLRLALERWVAERRFTRPEEGREQIARELGTTKEFLCWYFKNEIGRDFRPWRVGLRIEYAKQLLAEELGISMNDLARKVGFATKSNFYGYFKKLTGETPVEYQRRLCHNADFTTNYFSIFYKQ encoded by the coding sequence ATGTGGTTGGATTTTTATATGTTCCTAACCCTTGCGTCAGGCATTGCTTTGGCTGTTTTGGGATGGCAGTTATGCAGCATTCATATTCCTCATAGGGAAGATACGCACCGACTGCGGACGGCACGTGCCATTCTTGCCGCATCTTATTTCATTCTTGCTATTCCTGCTTTTTGCGAACTGTTTAATGGTGGAGAAGCCGACCGTAAAATCATTGCAGTCTTTACGATAGCGGTGGCCGCTTACCAATCGTTACTGTTTACCGTCACACTGCTGACATTTATTCAACCGCTGTATGTTACCTGCCACAGAGTACGGATACAAGCAGGAATCGTAACGGTTGCAGTTGCCTTATTTCTGTTTATGGCTTTGACAAGTGAGGAATGCTGGGTGTTTTTTGTTGCATTGGCTGTATATGCAGTGCAGTTAGTCTGTTATACATTGTTATTTCGCCGAAAGTATGCCGAGTGCCTTCGATTGTTGGAAGAATATTACGATGAAGACCAGCATGCACGGCTGCGTTGGACGAAATTCGGCTTTTATGCTGCGCTCTCGGTTGGTATAGCCGTTTCTCTGTCCGTGTGGCTGCCACCGGTTGCTTATAATATTTTTACTGTCGGTTACATTTTGTTTTACGGGTGGTTTGCCGGTCGTTTTTGTAATTATGTGGTAAAAATCAATTATTATCTGCCGGCCGTAACGCAGGGACAGGAACCGATTCGTCTGCAAGCGGTAGATATGGCTGCCTGTGGATTGTCCGAACCGGAACTGGCAACGGAGAAAGAGCATCTGCGGCTTGCACTCGAACGTTGGGTTGCCGAACGGCGTTTTACCCGTCCTGAAGAAGGCAGGGAACAAATTGCGCGGGAATTGGGGACGACAAAAGAGTTTCTTTGCTGGTATTTCAAGAATGAGATAGGGCGGGACTTCCGTCCGTGGCGTGTCGGCTTACGTATCGAATATGCCAAACAATTGCTGGCCGAAGAACTCGGCATCTCCATGAACGACCTTGCACGCAAGGTAGGATTTGCCACTAAAAGCAATTTTTACGGATATTTTAAAAAGCTCACGGGTGAAACCCCGGTCGAGTATCAGCGGCGATTGTGTCACAATGCTGACTTTACAACTAATTATTTCTCAATATTTTATAAGCAATAA
- a CDS encoding alpha/beta hydrolase, translating into MKRTIILTAIFLFLANATKSYAQKDADNFYKSPAIRTESVSFQNLYKMKIGAALFLPQDMKADVKYPAIIVGHPMGAVKEQSANLYATKMAERGFVTLSIDLTYWGESGGEVRNAVSPDMYAETFSAAVDFLGTRTFVDRERIGAIGICGSGSFAVSAAKTDPRLKAVATVSMYDMGSAARNGLKKALMPEQRKQILSEAAEQRYVEFQGGEVKYTGGTMHERPDASNPIQQEFYDFYRTERGEYTPKGASPETTTHPTLTSNVKFMNFYPFNDIETISPRALLFITGDTAHSREFSEDAYARAAEPKELYIVPGAGHVDLYDRTGLIPFDKLEDFFRKNLK; encoded by the coding sequence ATGAAACGTACAATCATTTTAACCGCAATTTTTCTCTTTCTCGCCAATGCTACAAAGAGTTATGCCCAAAAAGATGCCGATAACTTCTATAAGAGTCCGGCAATACGTACAGAATCCGTCTCTTTCCAAAATCTTTATAAAATGAAAATCGGCGCTGCGCTCTTTCTTCCCCAAGATATGAAAGCAGATGTAAAATATCCCGCTATCATCGTTGGTCACCCAATGGGTGCGGTGAAAGAGCAAAGTGCTAACCTCTATGCTACGAAAATGGCGGAACGGGGGTTCGTAACCCTTTCCATAGACCTTACTTATTGGGGAGAAAGCGGTGGAGAAGTACGTAATGCGGTTTCTCCCGACATGTATGCGGAAACATTCAGCGCCGCTGTTGATTTTCTGGGAACAAGAACTTTTGTCGACCGTGAACGTATCGGGGCTATCGGCATTTGCGGCAGCGGAAGTTTTGCCGTCAGTGCAGCCAAGACAGATCCCCGTTTGAAAGCTGTCGCTACGGTAAGCATGTACGACATGGGGAGTGCCGCCCGCAACGGACTGAAAAAAGCACTTATGCCGGAACAGCGCAAACAGATTCTTTCTGAAGCAGCCGAACAGCGCTACGTGGAATTTCAGGGAGGCGAAGTGAAATACACAGGTGGCACGATGCATGAACGTCCGGATGCATCCAATCCCATACAACAAGAATTTTATGATTTCTATCGTACCGAACGTGGCGAATACACCCCGAAAGGTGCATCTCCCGAAACTACCACCCACCCTACACTGACCAGTAACGTGAAGTTCATGAACTTCTATCCTTTTAATGACATCGAAACGATTTCTCCCCGTGCACTGCTTTTTATCACTGGCGATACGGCACACTCTCGTGAGTTCAGCGAAGATGCATATGCCCGTGCTGCCGAACCGAAAGAACTATACATCGTACCCGGTGCAGGACACGTGGACCTTTACGACCGTACCGGCCTGATTCCTTTTGATAAGCTGGAGGATTTCTTCCGGAAAAACCTGAAATAA